In Populus alba chromosome 1, ASM523922v2, whole genome shotgun sequence, a single window of DNA contains:
- the LOC118055468 gene encoding uncharacterized protein: MTEKLSLPLLLSNPPPTKPSLPIQTHLHHQQLKPTTPTSPPPQHGTPLMQDFLFKQSSDFSKPITSQTQPDPFPIPRARTRIGKARDSNRGKPWTHHRLSLQGQRVLDSLNDPSFESSELDKILSLLLDYHKEELSLSSGGKEGLSNDALGVIKGLGFYKKRDLALSVFEWFKNRNDCGSVLSNSAVAVIISMLGKEGKVSVAASLLNDLHKDGFGLDVYAYTSLITACVSNGRYREAVMVFKKMEEEGCKPTLITYNVILNVYGKMGMPWNKIKGLFEGMKNAGILPDEYTYNTLITCCRRGSLHEEAVAVFKDMKSMGFVPDKVTYNALLDVYGKSRRTKEAMEVLREMEVNGCSPSIVTYNSLISAYARDGLLKEAMELKNQMVEGGINPDVFTYTTLLSGFVRAGKDESAMRVFAEMRAAGCKPNICTFNALIKMHGNRGKFAEMMKIFEEIKNSCCVPDIVTWNTLLAVFGQNGMDSEVSGVFKEMKRAGFVPERDTYNTLISAYSRCGSFDQAMDIYKRMLEAGITPDLSTYNAVLAALARGGLWEQSEKILAEMKDGRCKPNELTYCSLLHAYANGKEIGRMLALAEEICSGVIEPHAVLLKTLVLVNSKCDLLVEAEVAFLELKRKGFSPDLSTLNAMLSIYGRRQMFTKTNEILNFMNESGFTPSLATYNSLMYMHSRSENFERSEEVLKEILAKGIKPDIISYNTVIFAYCRNGRMKEASRIFSEMRESGLVPDVITYNTFVASYAADSMFEDAIDVVRYMIKHGCKPNQNTYNSVVDGYCKHNHRDDAIMFISSLHELDPHISREEKCRLSERLTKWS; the protein is encoded by the coding sequence ATGACAGAGAAACTATCTCTGCCTCTTCTCCTCTCGAACCCACCTCCAACAAAACCCTCACTCCCTATCCAAACTCACCTCCACCATCAACAGCTAAAACCAACAACGCCCACTTCACCACCACCGCAGCATGGCACACCGCTTATGCAGGACTTCCTTTTTAAGCAAAGCTCTGATTTTTCCAAACCCATCACCTCACAAACCCAACCTGACCCATTTCCCATCCCAAGAGCCCGAACCCGAATTGGCAAGGCCCGTGACAGCAACCGTGGCAAACCCTGGACCCACCATCGCCTCTCCCTTCAAGGTCAGCGAGTTCTTGATTCCTTAAATGACCCATCTTTTGAAAGCAGTGAATTAGATAAGATCTTGAGTCTTTTACTTGATTACCATAAAGAAGAGTTGAGTTTAAGTAGCGGTGGCAAGGAGGGGTTAAGTAATGATGCTTTGGGTGTTATTAAGGGTttaggtttttataaaaaacgtGACCTGGCTTTGAGTGTGTTTGAGTGGTTTAAGAATAGGAATGATTGTGGATCTGTTTTGAGTAATTCAGCTGTGGCTGTGATTATTAGTATGCTTGgtaaagaaggaaaagtttcagTGGCAGCGTCTTTGTTGAATGATTTGCATAAAGATGGGTTTGGACTTGATGTTTATGCTTATACATCTTTAATCACTGCTTGTGTTAGTAATGGAAGGTATAGGGAAGCTGTGATGGTGTTTAAGAAAATGGAGGAAGAAGGGTGCAAACCAACTTTGATTACTTATAATGTGATTTTGAATGTGTATGGGAAAATGGGCATGCCTTGGAATAAGATTAAAGGCCTGTTTGAGGGAATGAAGAATGCTGGAATTTTGCCAGATGAGTATACATATAATACGCTTATAACTTGTTGTAGACGAGGATCTTTGCATGAAGAAGCTGTTGCGGTTTTTAAGGATATGAAATCGATGGGTTTTGTGCCTGACAAGGTCACTTATAATGCGttattggatgtttatgggaAATCAAGGCGGACTAAGGAGGCCATGGAGGTATTAAGAGAAATGGAGGTTAATGGATGTTCACCAAGCATTGTGACTTATAATTCTTTGATATCTGCCTATGCAAGAGATGGTCTCTTGAAAGAAGCAATGGAGCTTAAAAACCAGATGGTTGAAGGTGGGATTAACCCGGATGTTTTTACTTACACTACGCTTTTGTCAGGATTTGTGAGGGCTGGTAAGGACGAGTCTGCAATGAGGGTTTTTGCTGAAATGAGAGCAGCAGGTTGCAAACCTAATATTTGTACTTTCAATGCCTTGATTAAGATGCATGGTAACCGGGGAAAGTTTGCAGAAATGATGAAGATTTTTGAGGAGATCAAAAATTCCTGTTGCGTACCGGATATTGTTACTTGGAATACCCTTTTAGCAGTGTTTGGGCAAAATGGGATGGACTCAGAAGTGTCTGGAGTTTTCAAGGAGATGAAGAGGGCTGGCTTTGTACCTGAGAGGGACACTTACAACACCCTAATCAGTGCGTACAGCCGGTGTGGATCATTTGACCAAGCCATGGATATATACAAGAGAATGCTGGAAGCTGGGATTACACCTGATCTTTCCACCTATAATGCTGTTTTGGCAGCATTAGCTCGAGGAGGGCTCTGGGAACAGTCAGAGAAAATACTCGCTGAAATGAAAGATGGTCGGTGCAAGCCCAATGAGCTGACATACTGTTCTTTGCTTCATGCTTATGCCAATGGCAAGGAGATTGGGCGGATGCTTGCTCTTGCGGAGGAGATATGCTCTGGTGTAATTGAACCCCATGCCGTACTCTTGAAGACCCTTGTTTTAGTTAATAGTAAATGTGACCTACTGGTAGAAGCTGAGGTTGCATTCCTGgagttgaagagaaaaggttttTCACCTGACTTGAGTACTCTGAATGCCATGCTTTCTATATATGGCAGGAGGCAGATGTTTACCAAAACAAATGAGATCTTGAACTTCATGAATGAGAGTGGATTCACTCCCAGCTTGGCAACTTACAATAGTTTGATGTATATGCACAGCCGATCGGAGAATTTTGAGAGATCAGAAGAAGTTTTGAAAGAAATCCTAGCAAAGGGAATAAAACCAGATATAATTTCTTACAACACCGTAATTTTTGCATATTGTCGAAATGGGAGGATGAAAGAGGCTTCACGGATATTCTCAGAAATGAGGGAATCTGGGCTTGTTCCAGATGTAATCACTTATAATACTTTTGTTGCAAGTTATGCAGCTGATTCAATGTTTGAGGATGCTATTGATGTTGTGCGATACATGATCAAGCATGGCTGTAAACCGAACCAAAATACATATAACTCAGTTGTCGATGGATACTGTAAACATAACCATCGGGATGATGCAATCATGTTCATAAGCAGTCTTCACGAGCTTGATCCACATATTTCTAGGGAGGAAAAGTGCAGGTTATCAGAACGTTTAACCAAGTGGTCATAG
- the LOC118055467 gene encoding uncharacterized protein, with protein sequence MEISSRTCFPFLSTETVPLLKLPFHTSSPSLRTLAARPVNLRMGRTVVTCATASTGNRAPSGIMKPRRVSPEMADFVGAPEVSRTQVLKLIWAHIKEHNLQDPSNKKNIICDEKLKKIFPGRDQVGFLEIAGLISPHFLK encoded by the exons atggaAATTTCTTCAAGGACTTGCTTTCCTTTCCTATCCACCGAAACGGTGCCGCTTCTCAAGCTTCCATTTCATACATCCTCTCCTTCTCTCAGGACTCTGGCTGCGCGTCCTGTTAACCTGCGCATGGGGCGTACTGTTGTTACCTGCGCTACGGCGTCGACTGGAAACCGCGCTCCCAGCGGCATAATGAAGCCGAGGCGAGTCTCACCTGAAATGGCAGACTTTGTTGGTGCTCCTGAGGTCTCTCGCACCCAGGTTCTCAAGCTTATCTGGGCCCATATAAAGGAGCACAATCTTCag GACCCTAGTAACAAGAAGAACATAATTTGTGACGAGAAGTTGAAGAAGATATTTCCTGGTAGAGACCAGGTCGGATTTCTTGAGATTGCTGGGTTGATTAGTCCTCACTTCCTCAAATGA